A window from Parus major isolate Abel chromosome 27, Parus_major1.1, whole genome shotgun sequence encodes these proteins:
- the THRA gene encoding thyroid hormone receptor alpha, with protein sequence MEQKPSTLDPLSEPEDTRWLDGKRKRKSSQCLVKSSMSGYIPSYLDKDEQCVVCGDKATGYHYRCITCEGCKGFFRRTIQKNLHPTYSCKYDGCCVIDKITRNQCQLCRFKKCISVGMAMDLVLDDSKRVAKRKLIEENRERRRKEEMIKSLQHRPNPSAEEWELIHVVTEAHRSTNAQGSHWKQKRKFLPEDIGQSPMASMPDGDKVDLEAFSEFTKIITPAITRVVDFAKKLPMFSELPCEDQIILLKGCCMEIMSLRAAVRYDPESETLTLSGEMAVKREQLKNGGLGVVSDAIFDLGKSLSAFNLDDTEVALLQAVLLMSSDRTGLICVEKIEKCQETYLLAFEHYINYRKHNIPHFWPKLLMKVTDLRMIGACHASRFLHMKVECPTELFPPLFLEVFEDQEV encoded by the exons ATGGAACAGAAGCCCAGCACCCTGGACCCGCTGTCGGAGCCAGAGGACACCCG GTGGCTGGATGGGAAGCGCAAAAGAAAGAGCAGCCAATGTTTGGTGAAGAGCAGCATGTCAG GGTACATCCCTAGTTACCTGGACAAAGATGAACAGTGTGTGGTGTGCGGGGACAAGGCCACCGGTTACCACTACCGCTGCATCACCTGTGAGGGCTGCAAG GGGTTTTTCCGTCGGACCATCCAGAAGAACCTGCACCCCACCTACTCCTGCAAATACGATGGGTGCTGTGTCATCGACAAGATCACCCGCAaccagtgccagctctgccgCTTCAAGAAGTGCATCTCCGTGGGCATGGCCATGGACC TGGTGCTGGATGACTCGAAGCGGGTAGCCAAGCGGAAGCTGATCGAGGAGAACCGGGAGCGGCGGCGGAAGGAGGAGATGATCAAGTCCCTGCAGCACCGCCCCAACCCCAGCGCCGAGGAGTGGGAGCTGATCCATGTTGTGACAGAAGCCCACCGCAGCACCAATGCCCAGGGCAGCCACTGGAAGCAGAAGCGGAAATTCCTG CCTGAGGACATCGGCCAGTCCCCCATGGCCTCCATGCCCGACGGGGACAAAGTCGACCTGGAGGCGTTCAGTGAGTTTACAAAAATCATCACCCCGGCCATCACCCGCGTGGTCGACTTTGCCAAAAAACTGCCCATGTTTTCAGAG CTGCCTTGCGAGGACCAGATCATCCTGCTGAAGGGGTGCTGCATGGAGATCATGTCGCTGCGGGCGGCCGTGCGCTACGACCCCGAGAGCGAGACGCTGACGCTGAGCGGGGAGATGGCAGTGAAACGCGAGCAGCTCAAGAACGGCGGCCTCGGCGTCGTCTCCGATGCCATCTTCGACCTGGGCAAGTCCCTCTCTGCCTTCAACCTGGATGACACCGAGGtggccctgctccaggctgtgctgctcatgTCCTCAG ACCGGACGGGGCTGATCTGCGTGGAGAAGATCGAGAAGTGCCAGGAGACGTATCTGCTGGCCTTTGAGCACTACATCAACTACCGCAAACACAACATTCCCCACTTCTGGCCCAAGCTGCTGATGAAGGTGACGGATCTGCGGATGATCGGCGCCTGCCACGCCAGCCGCTTCCTGCACATGAAGGTGGAGTGTCCCACCGAGCTCTTCCCCCCCCTCTTCCTCGAGGTCTTCGAGGACCAGGAGGTGTAG